A genomic stretch from Bosea sp. F3-2 includes:
- the rplK gene encoding 50S ribosomal protein L11 has product MAKKITGYVKLQVPAGAANPSPPIGPALGQRGLNIMEFCKAFNAKTQQMEKGMPIPVIITAYQDRSFTFEMKQPPVSYWLKKAAGLTSGSKTPGRGGNVGKVTAAQINEIAEKKMADLNCDTVESASAMIRGSARSMGLEVVG; this is encoded by the coding sequence ATGGCGAAGAAGATCACGGGCTACGTGAAGCTTCAGGTTCCGGCGGGCGCGGCCAATCCGTCGCCGCCGATCGGTCCCGCGCTCGGTCAGCGCGGCCTCAACATCATGGAATTCTGCAAGGCCTTCAACGCGAAGACCCAGCAGATGGAAAAGGGCATGCCGATCCCGGTGATCATCACCGCGTATCAGGATCGCTCCTTCACCTTCGAGATGAAGCAGCCGCCGGTCTCGTACTGGCTGAAGAAGGCCGCTGGCCTGACCTCCGGCTCGAAGACCCCGGGCCGTGGCGGCAACGTCGGCAAGGTCACCGCTGCGCAGATCAACGAGATCGCCGAGAAGAAGATGGCCGATCTCAACTGCGACACCGTCGAATCGGCTTCGGCCATGATCCGTGGCTCTGCCAGGTCCATGGGCCTGGAAGTCGTGGGCTGA
- the rplA gene encoding 50S ribosomal protein L1 yields the protein MAHVGKRVVKGREGIDRTKLYSLDQAVTFIKERANAKFDETIEIAMNLGVDPRHADQMVRGVCNLPNGSGRTLRVAVFARGAKADEAKAAGADIVGAEELVETVQKGEINFDRCIATPDMMGLVGRLGKVLGPRGLMPNPRVGTVTMDVTAAVAASKGGSVEFRVEKAGIIHAAVGKASFSAEKLSENIKAFVDSVAKAKPAGAKGTYIQRVAISSTMGPGVKVEPNTVIGG from the coding sequence ATGGCACATGTCGGAAAGCGCGTCGTCAAGGGCCGTGAAGGCATTGACCGCACCAAGCTCTACTCGCTCGACCAGGCTGTCACGTTCATCAAGGAACGCGCCAACGCCAAGTTCGACGAGACCATCGAGATCGCGATGAACCTCGGCGTCGATCCGCGTCACGCCGACCAGATGGTCCGTGGCGTCTGCAACCTGCCGAACGGCTCGGGCCGCACACTGCGCGTCGCTGTCTTCGCTCGCGGCGCCAAGGCCGACGAGGCCAAGGCTGCGGGTGCCGATATCGTCGGCGCCGAAGAGCTGGTCGAGACCGTCCAGAAGGGCGAGATCAACTTCGACCGCTGCATCGCGACCCCGGATATGATGGGTCTCGTCGGCCGTCTCGGTAAGGTGCTCGGCCCGCGCGGCCTGATGCCGAACCCACGCGTCGGCACCGTCACCATGGACGTGACCGCTGCCGTCGCCGCCTCGAAGGGTGGCTCGGTCGAGTTCCGCGTCGAGAAGGCCGGCATCATCCACGCCGCCGTCGGCAAGGCCTCGTTCTCGGCTGAGAAGCTCTCGGAGAACATCAAGGCGTTCGTCGACTCCGTCGCCAAGGCCAAGCCCGCCGGCGCCAAGGGCACCTATATCCAGCGCGTCGCGATCTCGTCGACCATGGGCCCGGGCGTCAAGGTCGAGCCGAACACCGTCATCGGCGGCTGA
- a CDS encoding methyl-accepting chemotaxis protein: MFPSFFKATVRQRLTLWALMLGVLACVFGAAEFIGSVKLAGFARAIALNTGAVAALSETDAPYSRIVVAIVSGGDRGALSGDVEAMTVAMKAVTVRSDGEVAAKAADAVRGLQELSSKLGADGAIAREALRKVAAQRSELRVQLNTMVAGVSEALGAHIENSRQNSLLLAALGLFLVALIISFEYRWLVRPIATMATTLSAPAEDAGWVRKLARRGDEIGMLGRALHAHLSDEKTKQEAAKERLASLAGEVERQRALRVRGQAFQGNIASIATALETHAASMTDASNELSQLSGFVDQHAGAAAQSSQRAANHVEQMSSSLNEITELLATTAGEAQRTSDIANAAKTLVEEATDDSVLLREAVGSISAVVTLISTVANQTNLLALNAAIEAARAGESGRGFAVVAAEVKQLANRTAEATGQVRQGLDSIGTAAERIIGRIGALVASVNAVETAADSIAELARRQDDTSRSINIGTARTASDVRGMAEQVEQVAGMIEDWRRMTERMARASADIDGQAAALRQAVDSFMSDAQAVQHA; the protein is encoded by the coding sequence ATGTTTCCCAGTTTCTTCAAGGCTACGGTCCGCCAGCGGCTGACGCTCTGGGCGTTGATGCTTGGCGTCCTCGCTTGCGTGTTCGGCGCGGCTGAGTTCATTGGCTCCGTGAAGCTCGCGGGTTTCGCCAGGGCGATCGCTCTCAATACCGGCGCCGTTGCGGCTCTCTCGGAAACCGACGCCCCCTATAGCCGCATCGTCGTGGCGATCGTCTCGGGCGGCGATCGCGGCGCTCTGTCAGGCGATGTCGAAGCCATGACCGTTGCGATGAAGGCCGTCACCGTGCGCAGCGACGGCGAGGTTGCAGCGAAGGCTGCCGATGCTGTGCGGGGGCTCCAGGAGCTTTCATCGAAGCTGGGGGCCGACGGTGCGATCGCGCGTGAAGCCCTGCGCAAGGTGGCGGCGCAGCGCAGCGAGCTGCGCGTTCAGCTCAATACGATGGTGGCTGGTGTCAGCGAGGCGCTCGGCGCGCATATCGAAAACTCCCGGCAGAACTCTTTGCTTCTGGCGGCGCTCGGCCTCTTCCTGGTCGCCCTGATCATCTCATTCGAGTATCGCTGGCTCGTGCGTCCGATCGCGACGATGGCAACGACCCTGTCCGCGCCGGCAGAGGATGCCGGCTGGGTGCGCAAGCTCGCGCGTCGCGGCGATGAGATCGGCATGCTCGGCCGGGCTTTGCATGCCCATCTGTCGGATGAGAAAACGAAGCAGGAGGCTGCGAAGGAGCGACTGGCCTCGCTGGCCGGGGAGGTCGAGCGGCAGCGGGCGCTTCGTGTCAGAGGGCAGGCTTTCCAGGGCAACATCGCGAGCATCGCCACAGCGCTGGAAACCCATGCCGCGAGCATGACCGACGCATCAAACGAACTCTCGCAGCTCTCCGGCTTCGTCGACCAGCATGCCGGAGCGGCGGCGCAGTCGAGCCAGCGTGCGGCCAACCATGTCGAGCAGATGTCCTCGTCCCTGAACGAGATCACCGAACTGCTCGCGACGACGGCCGGGGAGGCGCAGCGGACTTCGGACATCGCGAACGCCGCGAAAACTCTGGTCGAGGAGGCGACGGATGACAGCGTGCTGCTGCGCGAGGCGGTCGGATCGATTTCCGCCGTCGTGACGCTGATCAGCACCGTCGCCAACCAGACCAATCTGCTCGCGCTCAACGCGGCGATCGAGGCCGCCAGGGCCGGGGAGAGTGGGCGCGGTTTCGCGGTGGTGGCCGCCGAAGTGAAGCAGCTCGCCAACCGGACCGCGGAAGCGACGGGGCAGGTGCGGCAGGGACTCGACTCGATCGGGACGGCGGCTGAGCGGATCATCGGACGCATTGGCGCCCTTGTTGCTTCGGTCAATGCCGTCGAGACCGCCGCCGACTCGATCGCCGAGCTGGCGCGCAGGCAGGACGACACCTCCCGCTCGATCAATATCGGTACCGCCCGGACCGCCAGCGATGTGCGCGGCATGGCCGAGCAGGTCGAGCAGGTTGCCGGCATGATCGAGGACTGGCGCCGGATGACCGAGCGGATGGCTCGGGCCTCTGCCGACATCGATGGTCAGGCCGCGGCCCTGCGGCAGGCTGTCGACAGCTTCATGAGCGATGCGCAAGCTGTGCAGCACGCATGA